In the genome of Aequorivita sp. H23M31, the window ACTTGCCCGTGATGCCAGTGTAGATGAACCTTAGACCAAGGTAAGCTGTAAGTGCTCATAAACTCCGTTTCCCAATTTTTTAGTGCCGACAGATTTATACCCCAACGACGAATATAATTTTTTGGCATGGGGGTTATTTAAATCCACCAATAATCCAATTTTTTTATGTCCTTCGGCAGCCGATTTCATTTGGATAGCTCGTAAAAGTTTCTTTCCTATTCCTTTTCCTTGATAAGTTGGATATACACTAATCGTATCAATATAAACTTCTCCTTCCATCGTTTCATTTTCAATTACTAAATCGCGCACATTGTAGTTCTCCGAAATGTATTTTAGAAATGGCTCTCTGTATTCCGGCAATAGGGCTCCGTCATAAGCAATAATAGATCCTTCAATCTCATTGTTTTCTTCATAAACCAAACAATTCTCAAAGCTATACTGATTCCCTGATTGTTGGAAAAAGTTTTCAAACAAGGGATAGGTTTCTAAGGGATTTTTAGTATTGGCAAAGGTGCAGGCCAAATCTTCCATCGCTTGAACTATTAAAGGAGCAACCGATTTATAATCTGTGGGTTCCGCTTTCCTTATATGTGGAAATAAAAATGTATTCATAGCACAAAATTAAATTAAAATATAAAGCTACGCCCAGTTATAGAATGTTTTGGCATTTCGGCAAATTTTAATTGTGGCCTACTATAAATTTTATTTCGATTCCTAACATTTTGTTATAGACTAGGTAGGGTTCTTAATTACGGCGTACCTTTAGTTTATAAATCCCACTACCCATGAAAGCAGAGAAAAATGAGAAGAAGAATTCCCAGCAAAAGCCTGAAGATGCTGAAAAGCAAAATGCACAACAGGAAAGGGAATACAGAAAACAAAAACATACTTCAAAAGATTACCCAGACCAGCCTACTGGACCCGAGGCTATTGAAAAATTTGACGATATCCAAAAGAAACACAAGAAGAAAAAAGGTAGTCCCGAAGAAGAATAACCCTGAAATAAAAATGTATTCTGAGATTTTAAAAAGAATTGTGAGACTTAAAACTGTAATAAAATAATCCCTTTACATTGAATTTTTGAATGGTGTAATCATTTCAAGTCTTGCAAAAAATCCCCTTGAATACTTTAAATTTTTGATGAACTTCTCGCGCTGATTTTATATTTCTTTTCAACATTAGTTAGCGGCAAAACCTTCTATTCTTTTTAATTCATTTCAAAATTGCTAACTTTCTTTCTTAAACTTTTTATGTAATGAGTCGAGGTTTTGTGAAAGAGGGAGATCAAGAAGAAACTCCCATTATTCCATCAAGAGCTGCCCTTCCGGAAGGCGCAATTAATTATGTTACATCCTTTGGAATGGAACAATTATTGGGCGAAAGAACCGATTTGGAAAACCAGATAACCAACCTTTCAACTGAAAATGAAACTGAGCGACGACGCGAATTAGCTATTTTAAACGGGAAATTGGATCTTCTCCAAGAACGTATCGCTAGCGCACGAGTTTTGGATATAGAACAACAGCGCAAGGATGAAATTCGATTTGGAGCTACCGTAACTTATAAAATGTTGGCCAATAATATGGTTAATACCATACAAATTGTTGGAGTGGACGAAGCTGATCTAAAGCTCAAGAAAATTGCATTTGTCGCCCCAATTGTCGTTGCAATGACCGGTCATAAAGAGGGAGATGTTATCGACTTTAAGTTAGGTGGTGAAATTAGAAAAATTATAATTCTAAAAATTGAGTATTAGAATGTTCGAAACCTAGATTTCTTTCAGAATAGAATTATTCCTTCTCTTCTCGCTTAAAATCCAAATCTTGGTAGTCGTAACTGAAATCGGTTAAAGGCGAAATAGGGCTCATTTTAAACCCTTCAGCTTTCCCTTCAACATTAAGATCGAAGTTAACAAAAGCATCCGCTTTCAAAGCGGGATCATTCCAGCGAACCACGAAAGTCGTGCCTTTATAGTAAGTCATTTTTCCAGTTAAATCAGACGATTTTTCAGATTTAAAATGCAGGCCATCCTTTTGGTTGCTAACAATAACTTCCCCAAACCATGGGTCTTTATAGGTGCCAACATAATCTGTTGGATTTGGTTTTGGAACTTTGCTTTTTATTTGAGCTTGGATGTCCTTTTCAAGTTGTGAAACAATGCTGTCTTCCCGACTTTCCGCTTCGAGTCTTCTTTCATTATATTCTTTAACCCTGTCCTTACCCTTAATTCCAAAATAGCTGTCCTTTATGGAGTTCGAAATAGCAGTAAAAGCAGCTCCTGATTGTTGATTAGTCAATATTATAATTCCTAAATCTAAATCAGGAAACATGATTACTTGGCTCACGATTCCTAGCAATCCTCCGGTATGCGTAACCTGAAAGTTTCCGTCTATGTCACTTAAAAACCAACCAAGACCATACGCTGTAAAATGGGTGTTATAAGGCCATTTTCCACTTCTAACTATGGTTTGGGGCGTCCACATTTCGCGGTGTACTTTTTCACTAAAGAGACTGTCTTTTAGTTTTTCACCGTATTTACCCTTATCTAACTGTGCTTGAACCCACTTGCTCATGTCGTTTATAGAGGCATAAATTCCCGCTGCAGGAGTGGCAATTTGTGTGAAGGTATTTGTTGTAATTTCCAGCTTTCCATTAACGGGAGCATGCCCATCAATCCGATTTGGATCTGCATCAATCTCGGGGATGGACAGTTTGGAGCGAGTCATTTTTAAAGGCTCAAAAAAGTTTTTTCTTATATAATCATCGTAATCCTCTCCCGAAACACGAGCGACAATTTCTCCGGCCACTATATATAGCAAATTGTCATAATCATACTTTGATCGAAAAGAGGAAACCGGTTTTAAGTAACGTAGATTATGAATCATTTCCTTTTTGGTCGTAGTGTTTGAAGCCGGGAAAACCATAAGATCGCCCGCTCCCAAACCTAAACCACTCCTGTGGGTTATTAAATCGCGAACGGTGAATTCATTTGTAACGTAAGCATCATAGAGTTTAAAATCAGGAATGATATCGGTTACCTTAGTATCCCAATTCAACTTTCCCTTATCCACAAGTTGTCCGAGAGCAGCCGTTGTAAATGCCTTGGTATTGGAAGCCACTCCGAAAAGAGTATTCTCATTTACTTTTTCTTTCGTTTTAATGGAACGGATGCCATAAGTGTTTTTATGATAAATTTTGCCATCCTTTAAAACCGCCACAGCCATTCCCGGAACATCAAAAGTTTTCATGGTTTTCTCCACCAAACTATCAATTTGAGAAGGGCTTAAAGCTTGTGCAAATAGGGATAAATTAAGGAAAAAGAGGAGAATTGAAAGATTTAAATTTTTCACTGCTGCTGGTTTCATATTCCGGATTTTTTAACGGGTTTAAAGATATTGAATATAATTTTCTCTAGTCTCCAGTCTCCAGTCTCTAATTCCGCTCATTCCAATAATAGCTATCCGGAAACGGTCTTTGTCCAAAAATTGCCGTACCCACCCTAATCATCGTGCTGCCCTCTTCAATAGCAAGTTCCAAATCGTTAGACATGCCCATTGATAGCTCATCGAATGATGCATTCGGCAATTCAAGAGCTTGGGATTTTAATTGGATTTCTTTCAACAATTTAAAGCAGTCCCGCACTTTTTCATCTTGTGAAGATAGTAGACCAATTGTCATTAAACCCTTTATATGCAGACGGGGAAATTCCGAAACCTGTTTTATAAATTCAATAGCTCTTTCAGGTGCTATTCCAAATTTGCTTTTCTCAAAAGAGGTGTTCACTTGAATGAAGATATCAATATTCCTTCCGTCATATTCGCAACGGTTTTGGAGCTTGTTGGCTAGTTTAATGCGATCCACCGATTGGATTACATCGGCAAACTTTAATGCATATTTTATTTTGTTGGTCTGGAGATGGCCGATTATATGCCACTCACACCTATTTTCTTTTAAAACTTCATATTTTTCCATTGCTTCCATCACCTTGTTCTCTCCTAAAAGCGAATATCCTTCATCTATAGCGAACTGTATATTTTCTACCGAAACCGTCTTAGTGGCCAAAAGCAATTTTACCTCGTTTTTATTTCTATTGGAAAGGTCACAAGCCCTATTAATTCTTTTTTGAATTATTTTAAGATTGTTTTTTATGATATCGCTCTCCATCCTAATTTTCTTTCTATTGAACGGTATCAAAGTTAGCCTATTTTAAATGCCTTCGCGAATTTCCTGCTAGGTTTCTGGTTCAAATCGGGGTAAAGGATTTTTATAAAAATTTTATGTGGGCCATGTATTTTTTTAAACTAATTTTATCCCCGATTAATATTAATTCCATAAAGTTATGAGGGAAAATGTAATCTCTGCTTTAATAATTGTAGGTGTGCTGGTAATAGTGGGCGTACTTTGGTTTGCTTATGAAAATCCCGCATTGAACCCAAGGTTGAAAGAAGAAAGCTACACCATAGTTAGAAAATGGGACGTACCCAAGGAATTGGAGGAGATTTCAGGAATCACTTATCTTTCAGATAATAAAATAGTATGTGTGCAGGATGAAGAGGGAATATTGTTCATATTCAATCTTGATACAGATTTGATCGAAAAGCAAATAAACTTTGCCAAATCGGGAGATTATGAGGGCTTGGCTATTATCGACAGTACAGCCTTTATAGTTGAGAGCAGTGGAAAAATTTTTGAAGTGAGCAATTATTTAAGCATAGACTTTCACACGGAAGTATATCAAACTCCATTTTCGGGAAAAAATAATCTAGAATCCCTCACAGCCGATCCGAAAAATAACAGACTGTTGTTGGCCGTAAAGGACGTCGATCCGAATAGCAAATCATATAAAGGAATATATGCCTTTGATCTAGAATCGAAAAAAATAGATTCAAAACCAATTTTTAAAATTAATCTCGACGATCCTATCTTTAGAGGTAAAAATGGCTCGTCCGATAATGAGCGCCACGGTCAATTTTATCCTTCTGAAATTGCAATAAATCCCGTAGATGGAAATATCTACATTCTTGAAGGAAAAGATCCGAAGTTGCTGATTATGGATTCAAATGAAAAGTTATTACAACTTCATACCTTAAATAGGGAATCCTTTCCGCAACCCGAAGGAATGACCTTTGCGCCTGACGGCACCCTATATATCTCCAATGAAGGAAAAAAGGGAATGGCAAATATTATGGAAGTTGAATTGAAAAAGAAGTGATCTTTTTAGTGGGTCGAGGTAGTCGGTGGTGTGTAGAAGTTGGTGATCATTGTTAAATGGAATCACTTTAAAGATTATTACTTTATTGGGTTTTGAAACAATAGGTTCATTTCCCATCCAAAAATATAAAGGTAGAACAAATCTTTGTCCCATAAGGAACAACATATCGGTCGGTAGCTTTCAAATTATAAGGCAGGCAAATTTTCGTCCCGTTAGGGTCAAAATATCCGTAACACAGATGTGCAAAAGATTCCTGTTTCTTTAGGTACAGAATATATTGGGATTTGATATTGTGTGCCAAGGAAAACCAAGTAAATCAAACCTTGAATTTTGCTTTCTTCCTTGACGATAAATAAAATCCTTATTCTTTGTCTGTCTTAAGATTCTTGAGCATAATTTCGGTCATTTCGTCTAGGGATATTTTGCTTTCCCAACCCCAATCTGCACGCGCTTCGCTATCATCTATACTTTGGGGCCAACTATCGGCAATTGCCTGTCGGAAATCTGGCTCGTAACTTATTGTAAACTCAGGGATGAGCTTCTGAATACTTTCTGTAATTTCTTCAGGATTAAAACTCATTCCAGAAAGATTATAAGAGTTTCTTATTTTGATATTGGCCTTGTCGGTTTCCATAATATTTACGGTAGCTTGAATAGCATCATCCATAAACATCATAGGCAGGGTAGTTTCTGCATTTAGAAAACAAATATAGGATTTGTGTTTTAACGCTTTATGGTAGATATCTACCGCATAATCTGTTGTTCCGCCGCCAGGCAAGGTTTTGTAGCTAATAAGACCCGGATAGCGAATGCTCCTAACATCTACACCATAACGGTTGTAGTAGTATTCGCACCAACGCTCGCCAGTTTGCTTGCTTATTCCGTAAACTGTGCTAGGTTCCATTACCGTTCGTTGCGGAGTATCAACTTTAGGGGTTGTGGATCCAAATACAGCGATGCTGGATGGCCAGAAAACCTTATCTATTTTCTTTTCTTTAGCCAAATTTAAAACGTGAAAAAGGGAATTCATATTAAGATTCCATGCTTTCATGGGAGACTTTTCTGCAGTAGCTGAAAGCATTGCCGCCATTAGATAGACATCAGTAATTTCATGACGAATAACGACTTCTTGAATGGCATCATAATCCATTGCATCCAGGATTTCAAATGGAC includes:
- a CDS encoding GNAT family N-acetyltransferase; translated protein: MNTFLFPHIRKAEPTDYKSVAPLIVQAMEDLACTFANTKNPLETYPLFENFFQQSGNQYSFENCLVYEENNEIEGSIIAYDGALLPEYREPFLKYISENYNVRDLVIENETMEGEVYIDTISVYPTYQGKGIGKKLLRAIQMKSAAEGHKKIGLLVDLNNPHAKKLYSSLGYKSVGTKKLGNGVYEHLQLTLV
- a CDS encoding GreA/GreB family elongation factor produces the protein MSRGFVKEGDQEETPIIPSRAALPEGAINYVTSFGMEQLLGERTDLENQITNLSTENETERRRELAILNGKLDLLQERIASARVLDIEQQRKDEIRFGATVTYKMLANNMVNTIQIVGVDEADLKLKKIAFVAPIVVAMTGHKEGDVIDFKLGGEIRKIIILKIEY
- a CDS encoding serine hydrolase — protein: MKPAAVKNLNLSILLFFLNLSLFAQALSPSQIDSLVEKTMKTFDVPGMAVAVLKDGKIYHKNTYGIRSIKTKEKVNENTLFGVASNTKAFTTAALGQLVDKGKLNWDTKVTDIIPDFKLYDAYVTNEFTVRDLITHRSGLGLGAGDLMVFPASNTTTKKEMIHNLRYLKPVSSFRSKYDYDNLLYIVAGEIVARVSGEDYDDYIRKNFFEPLKMTRSKLSIPEIDADPNRIDGHAPVNGKLEITTNTFTQIATPAAGIYASINDMSKWVQAQLDKGKYGEKLKDSLFSEKVHREMWTPQTIVRSGKWPYNTHFTAYGLGWFLSDIDGNFQVTHTGGLLGIVSQVIMFPDLDLGIIILTNQQSGAAFTAISNSIKDSYFGIKGKDRVKEYNERRLEAESREDSIVSQLEKDIQAQIKSKVPKPNPTDYVGTYKDPWFGEVIVSNQKDGLHFKSEKSSDLTGKMTYYKGTTFVVRWNDPALKADAFVNFDLNVEGKAEGFKMSPISPLTDFSYDYQDLDFKREEKE
- a CDS encoding YggS family pyridoxal phosphate-dependent enzyme; translation: MESDIIKNNLKIIQKRINRACDLSNRNKNEVKLLLATKTVSVENIQFAIDEGYSLLGENKVMEAMEKYEVLKENRCEWHIIGHLQTNKIKYALKFADVIQSVDRIKLANKLQNRCEYDGRNIDIFIQVNTSFEKSKFGIAPERAIEFIKQVSEFPRLHIKGLMTIGLLSSQDEKVRDCFKLLKEIQLKSQALELPNASFDELSMGMSNDLELAIEEGSTMIRVGTAIFGQRPFPDSYYWNERN
- a CDS encoding SdiA-regulated domain-containing protein, with translation MRENVISALIIVGVLVIVGVLWFAYENPALNPRLKEESYTIVRKWDVPKELEEISGITYLSDNKIVCVQDEEGILFIFNLDTDLIEKQINFAKSGDYEGLAIIDSTAFIVESSGKIFEVSNYLSIDFHTEVYQTPFSGKNNLESLTADPKNNRLLLAVKDVDPNSKSYKGIYAFDLESKKIDSKPIFKINLDDPIFRGKNGSSDNERHGQFYPSEIAINPVDGNIYILEGKDPKLLIMDSNEKLLQLHTLNRESFPQPEGMTFAPDGTLYISNEGKKGMANIMEVELKKK
- a CDS encoding NAD-dependent epimerase/dehydratase family protein; the protein is MKKRILIIGACGQIGTELTAFLRSKYGSHKVIASDIHKGDKEFMKSGPFEILDAMDYDAIQEVVIRHEITDVYLMAAMLSATAEKSPMKAWNLNMNSLFHVLNLAKEKKIDKVFWPSSIAVFGSTTPKVDTPQRTVMEPSTVYGISKQTGERWCEYYYNRYGVDVRSIRYPGLISYKTLPGGGTTDYAVDIYHKALKHKSYICFLNAETTLPMMFMDDAIQATVNIMETDKANIKIRNSYNLSGMSFNPEEITESIQKLIPEFTISYEPDFRQAIADSWPQSIDDSEARADWGWESKISLDEMTEIMLKNLKTDKE